The Aspergillus oryzae RIB40 DNA, chromosome 5 genome segment GTTTTCCGTTCCAGGACAAGTGGCAGAATAGCATAAATTTAGAATAGAGAATATATTATACAATAGACTTTGTACGTTTTATAACTACTTACTAGTCTTTTCTACTATAGAAGTAAAAAAATACACGCTCTAGTCTTTTAGataaagaatatccagatcTTTTGAGAGAAGTATAAATGGCGACATATTATTGCTAAAGCAGCGAGACGCCCAAAACTGAGCCTAGGGCAAGCACAGCCATGCCAATACTGTtctgttttttgtttttaagATTATGCATGTATTGGGGTACCAGTCGGGATTATATTCGATGATATACTTGTGCTGAGACTAATATTGTGGAGGCAATACGTACTGAAGACACTATCATAACTTGCATAAGTCTGTGACTTTCATCCACTGGAACAACGTATCTTCAAGCAAATACTCCATCACCATCGGGTCCAGTGTAATGCGAATTTCCCAGGATGACATTCCGCTATGGCCAGGATGCCTATCTGACAGAATCCAAGCCTGATTCTTCATTCGAGGATCCGCCAGATCCATATGTGCAGCCCTACCAAGGACCGGTCCAAATTTCAACTCATAGAAATTCATATGCCGCAAGCTACTCAGGGCGAAATCGGCGTTGCCTGCGGTTAACACGGCATGATCTCCTGTCccaagagaagaaatcatATCTTGAACATGCTTTCTACCGATGGACATGAACTTGGACCGGACCGCTAGGGCTAGGCGAACCATCAAAGATAGATTGAATTCATCAGGAGCGGAGATGGTGGCAGAGGAAGACTGGATTGCATCCTCAATCGAGAACGGCGACTCTACAGTGGCAGAAACGACAGAGTTCCCAATGTACGTGGACCGGAGATCTTGAGGGATGATCATGCGAGCATCGGTCGGAAATGAAAAGTACGATTTTGCTCGCTGCGGAAACCGAGGGTCTGATCGGACTCGCGATCGAAGGACACAGAGCCACAGCAAGGCTGAGATAATGTCATTGCTTGATAATGCAGGGGTCGGTCTTCCAAGTTCGGAGGATGGAAGCTCTCCGCGAGCCTCGTTTCGTACGAATGCCTTGCACATTCTCTTCAGCTGGATGACTTTCTCCCCGCTCAAGACGAGTAACCGAGTGATGGGCGCCTGAAGGCCCTGTTCAGGTGCAGCTGGGATAGGGCAATTCGTTCCTCTCCGTACCACAAATGCATCAGGGGTCGGTGAGGCTAGAGCAGCGAGACGCGTGCGGCATATGGCTTCACTGATCGGGTCAGTGGGAAGCTCATCCTGCTGCACGTTTGTTGGGTTTCGACAACATGTAGCTAATGCTTCCATGACTGTATTCATTCCCTTCCCGTCTATGACGTTATGATGAAAGCTTGCGCATAGGATGATACCATCTTCGAAAACGTTCGCCTGAAATCGTAACACAGGGCATGTTTCAGCAAGGACAATGTCGAATGGCAACGGCACAAACTCTTCACGGAGGATGTGATCATATGAGATCACACCGCAGTGGCATGGGCCATTGATCCTTCCGTATGACATGGAGGTATATTTACCGGCATGATACTTGACCTTCAGCATGGGATATGT includes the following:
- a CDS encoding uncharacterized protein (predicted protein), with the protein product MASQVHQSGSLPSFKPYVLSPLDHAMACFYLTSTITFSLQDPTRGIPVLEAGVSQLVSKLPFLGGNLIWTTHPDSTKVTGEIHPPTAATWDTYPMLKVKYHAGKYTSMSYGRINGPCHCGVISYDHILREEFVPLPFDIVLAETCPVLRFQANVFEDGIILCASFHHNVIDGKGMNTVMEALATCCRNPTNVQQDELPTDPISEAICRTRLAALASPTPDAFVVRRGTNCPIPAAPEQGLQAPITRLLVLSGEKVIQLKRMCKAFVRNEARGELPSSELGRPTPALSSNDIISALLWLCVLRSRVRSDPRFPQRAKSYFSFPTDARMIIPQDLRSTYIGNSVVSATVESPFSIEDAIQSSSATISAPDEFNLSLMVRLALAVRSKFMSIGRKHVQDMISSLGTGDHAVLTAGNADFALSSLRHMNFYELKFGPVLGRAAHMDLADPRMKNQAWILSDRHPGHSGMSSWEIRITLDPMVMEYLLEDTLFQWMKVTDLCKL